The following proteins are co-located in the Apium graveolens cultivar Ventura chromosome 5, ASM990537v1, whole genome shotgun sequence genome:
- the LOC141660476 gene encoding uncharacterized protein LOC141660476, with amino-acid sequence MTLKDPITANDVIAGKPFVVDLIPFKLGEFDVILGMDWLTRYNAQIICMLKRVSLKSMDNKKVIFRGQKQTRKFLTMLQARRMLRHLDTVKSTPRLEEIPVVKEFEDVFPGDLPRLPPDREIEFTIDLAPGTTPISKTPYRMAPVEMKELATQLQELLDKGVIQPSVSPWGAPV; translated from the exons ATGACCTTAAAGGATCCTATCACTGCTAATGATGTCATCGCAG GAAAGCCTTTTGTTGTGGATCTTATTCCTTTTAAactgggagaatttgatgtaatactgggaatggattggttgacGCGATACAATGCTCAGATCATTTGTATGTTAAAGAGAGTTAGCTTAAAAAGTATGGATAATAAGAAAGTAATTTTTCGTGGTCAGAAGCAAACCCGTAAATTTCTCACTATGTTGCAAGCCAGGAGAATGCTACGCCACTTAGATACAGTGAAGTCTACACCTAGGCTAGAAGAGATCCCTGTCGTGAAGGAATTTGAGGACGTATTTCCCGGAGACCTACCTAGATTACCACCcgatcgagaaatcgaattcacaATTGATCTCGCTCCAGGAACGACACCTATTTCTAaaactccatatcgaatggccCCCGTAGAGATGAAGGAGTTGGCTACGCAACTACAGGAATTGCTAGACAAAGGAGTGATTCAACCCAGTGTATcaccgtggggagcaccagtttaa